Sequence from the Flavobacterium sp. TR2 genome:
AATTTTTTACTTTAGAAAGAGCTTATTTTAGAATCGCAGCTTTAGTTCAAGAGGAATATATTTGATAAACAACCAAATATCTAAGGTTCTGTACGCTTTTCCCATTTCAAAATGCAATCTTTTCATTAGCGCTTTATTTTCTTCTTTAGTTTTATTTAAAGCAATTGCCTTTTTAATAACCAGATACGAAGAATGGTTTATTTTTCTAGTTCGAGAATTAAATTTTTTATAAAATTGATTTCCCAGAGAATTTTCAACTTCTCGTTTTTGAACCAAAATAGAATCGATAAATTCAAAACTATAATCTCTAGAAGCTCTAATCCAAAAGTCCAGATCTTCATAAGCAAGATTTTCGTCGTAGCCATTGAGTTGTTCCAAAACTTCTCGTTTCATCATTGAAGAAACAGAACAAATCATACTGCTTTGGTTTAACATTGCTAAATAAATATCTCCAGATGCGGGTTTTTTAACCGCCTTTTTTTCAGTGTCAACTTCATAATAATAACGAATGTGATTGTTCTTTTCTGAAATTAGTTCTGCATTTCCATAAACTACGGCAAGATTTTTTTTATCAGAATTTAAAAAAGCATTTACTTGTTTTTCAATACAATCCTTTAGTAAAACATCATCAGCAGCTAAATCTATTATATATTCGCCCTTTGAAAGTTGCAATGCTTTGTTGAATGTTTTTGTATTGCCTAAATTAATTTTGCCTGAAATAAATTGAACCGTTGGGTGATTTTGTAGCCAATCTGTAATAACTTTTTTAGAATTATCATTGCTGCAGTCATCTGCAATAATAAGTTCGATATTTTGATAGTTTTGGTTTAATACCGAATTTAATGCTTCAACTACAAACTTTTCATGGTTGTAGCACAAACAAATAACAGTAACTAAAGGTAGGTTTTGCATAAAAAGAATTGCGCTTTGAAACAGCCAAAATTAATGAATATTGTAAAGGTTTTATAAAAATTAAAGGACAAACTATATTTAGTATTTCTATATTTGTTTCACTATGAAAAATGAGGCAAATAGCTTTTTTAAAGAAACTGATATCGAAATTTTAATTTCTACAATGAATCGAGATTCATTAGAATTTTTGATTCCGATGTTTCCTTATTCCCATTTTTCTGATTTTTCAATTTTAATAGTAAATCAAACCCAAAGCGAGCGAATTTTAACTTCGGCTTATTCGAATGTAAGAGTGGTAAACTCCTTTGAAAAGGGTTTGTCAAAAAGCAGAAACTTAGCTCTTGAAAATGCTCTCGGAAAAATTCTGGTCATTGCTGATGATGATGTCGTGTATCAGAATGGATTTTTGACCAAAATAATTGGCGCTTATAATAAATTTCCAGAAGCGGCTGCAATACATTTTTCGGCAGTAAATTTAAATGGAGATTTAATTAAAAAATATCCTTCTGATACTAAAGCTGATTTGAGTATTTTCGATATTTTAAATACGAGTTCAATAGAAGTAACCCTGAATAAAGAAGTTATTGTCGCATCTCAAATTCAATTTGATCAAAATTTTGGTTTAGGGGCAGTTTTCGAAATGGGAGAAGAAGCTATCTTTTTATCCGATTTGAAAGCAAAACAGAAACAGCTTGTTTTTGAACCGCAGATAATTGTAAAGCATGAAAGTCAGACTTCTTCGGTAAGGAAAAATGAAGAAGAAAAATATTATATTCAAGGAGCATTATTTACGAGAATGTTTAAAAAGAAATATGTTTTTTGGCTGTATCTCAAATTGTTTTTTGATTTAAAACAGAAAAAAATTAAACTAGAAAACATCAGAACCGTTTTAAAAAGTGCAAAAAGCGGACATAATAAATTTGAACAAATCCAAAATGGAAATACATAATAACGGAATCCAAATTATACCAATCCCTAAAATTGAGGAGCGAAGAGGAAATTTATCTGTAATAGAAAATGATACTATTCCTTTTGCCATAAAAAGGGTTTATTATTTATACGATGTGCCAGCGGGATCAGAAAGAGGCGGACACGCACATAAAGACCTTCAGCAGTTTTTAGTCGCTTTAAGCGGTAGTTTTGATGTAGTTTTAAACGACGGAAAAGAAGAGACAATTATTACTTTAAATAAACCGTATGAAGGACTCTTGATTAAATCTGGAATTTGGAGAGAGCTGCAAAATTTTTCTTCAGGTTCGATTTGTTTGGTTGTGGCTTCAGAAGTTTATATCGAAGAAGATTACATTCGGGATTTTGATGAATTTATGAAATATACTAATGGTAGATAGAAAAGTCAAATCCTATTCTTTTTAAAGCATTTTTTAGCCTTAAAAAAAAGCGTAAAAAAACAGCAGGCATTTTTAGTAAAAGCCGAACCGCTAAACTGCTATTTTTTTGATCAACATCTTTTAAATAAAAGTTCGCTTTTTCCTTATTTCCAAAAATACAATAGTGCAGACCATATTCTAGGCGGTATAAATCGAGAAAACTTTTAAGCGATGGGTTATCTTTTTCAGAAAGTCTGAATTGCTCAAAATCCATTAATTGCATTGAGTTTAAATGGTTTTTAGCAAGACTGTTTGGAATATTATTGTTATAAATTGCTGTTGTTTTATTGGTTAAGGCAACAGGGTATTTGATGCCAATTTTAGTCCACAGCTCTAAATCCTGACCGTTTGTTACTTCAGGCGTAAATCCTCCAATTTTTTCTAGAATTTGTTTAGGAATTGCCAAAGAAGAAGTCCATGTTATTCTAAAGGGCCTGTTGGAAAAAAAATAATCAGCTGCAATTCCTCTAAAAGATTGCTCAATTCCGTTGAAAAGAGTAGTTTGAAAGTGGTTTTTAGAAATTCTGATTTTATAACGTGAACAATAAATGCCACAATCTGGAAAATCATAATATAAATTGGCTAACTCCTGCAAATGATTCGGAAACCAAAAATCGTCTGCATCCATAAATGCAATCAGTTTTCCTTTTGATTTTTCTATTCCGAGATTTCGTGCAGTGGAAACACCCAGATTGTTTTGACTGTAAATTTGGATTCTGCCATCATTAAAACCCCGTGTCAAAGCTTCACCATTGTCAGTCGAACCGTCATTTATTACAATGATTTCATAATCAGTAAAAGTCTGGTTGAGAATGCTTTTGATTGTGTTTTCAATATGATTTGCCTTATTGAATAAAGGAATAACAACAGAAAAAAAGACCATAACAGTTTATTGTTTTAAATCGCAATAATAACCCAATTTATAAAAATCTAACAAATACAGATTAGGCTTTCTTGAAGTTAAATTGTTAAGTATTCGTTTTTTACTTCTTTTATATATCGATTTTAAAACTCCCGTTAAGCGAAGATTTTTTAGAAAGGCATAAATCTTACTGAGTTTAACGTCTTTAGAATCTATTTTTTCAGAAGAAATTAAGTCGTGAAGATTTTTAACGGCCTTTTCAGCTTTTTTGATAAAATCCAAATTCTCTTCATCATTATAATGAATCAGTGCATTCTCGATATGAGTAATAGAAACCGAATTCAACTGCAGCTTTTTTATGAAAACAAGATCTTCATAACCATATTCATGAATAAATTCTGGAAAAGGAAATTGCAAAAGAATGTCTTTTTTTAAAAGCAAATTCCAAGTAAGTACAAAATCATATTTGTTTTGAAGTCTTTGGTATAAAGTTTTTATTTCTCTGTTTCTGCCATATTTCCATCGAAGTATTTTTTCATTTGGAGGAATGCTATCAGGATATTTAACGCCTCCAAAGATTACTTCAGGCTTTTTTGATAGTAAATCGATATAATTTTTAAGATACGATTTGTTTTGCGGCAGAGCATCAGCTTCCATAATCAAGACATAATCATATTTTGATTTAGAGCATAATGAGTTGATGTTTCTGCCTCTTCCTAAATTTTCTTTATTGATAGAAAAAAAACAGTTTGCTAGAGAATTTATTTGATTGTTTTCGCTGCTGAAACTTACGCTAGCATCATCCTGAACAATGATTTCATATGTAATTCCTAAATTATCAGCCTGATGTTTAAGCTCTGAAACAAGTTTAAAAACATCATAATTGTAAACTGGAATTAAAATGGAAAGCATTACACGCTTCTTTGCACCACTTCGAAGATTCTTTCATCTTCACATTTTAAAGTCTTAGAAGGAAATTTCATCAATAAAGCATAATCGTGAGTTGCCATAATGACTGTTTTGCCTGCGGCATTAATAGCTTTTAGCACTTCCAATACTTCAGAACTGGTTTGAGGATCAAGGTTTCCTGTAGGTTCATCGGCCAAAATAAATTCTGGATCGTTAAGCAATGCTCTAGCAATTGCAACACGCTGCTGTTCTCCTCCAGAAAGCTGATGTGGCATTTTGTTTACAAAGTCTTTCATGCCTACCTTGTCCAAAACTTCATCAATTTTGTGATACATTGCATCTTTTTCATGCCAACCTGTAGCTTTTAACACAAAAAGCATATTATCTTTTATAGAACGGTCTGGAAGCAACTTAAAGTCTTGAAATACAATTCCGATCTTACGTCTCAAAAAAGGAATATCTTTTTCTTTTAGTGCGGCCAAATCAAATTCAACAATATGCCCTTCACCTTCAATTAGCGGTAAATCAGCATATAAAGTTTTTAGGAAACTACTTTTTCCAGAACCTGTTTTCCCGATAATGTAGATAAACTCACCATGCTTAACATCTAAATTAATGTGAGATATAATTTTTCTTCCTTCTTGATATATAGTGACTTCTTTAAGAGATAGTACGGTTTGTGACATAATAAAATTGGTTTGAATGGTAAAAGTAATAAGATAACGCTTGTATTCAAAATAAATTTGAATCATTTCTTAAGAAAAATTCTAGAAAAAGGAACGAAAATTTAAACCTTGTAAGTTATGCGGCTTCATTCTTATTTAATCTTATAAAAGTTGCTAGCTTATAATAACTTATCATTGCCTTTATCGTTAAGATTCGTTTTTTACAATGCGATTAAATGCTTATTGTCGAATATTTGTTCATAATAAAACCTCAAAACGTTTCGTTATAACCCGTATAAAATGATACATTTGAATACTAAATATTATTAAAATGCGTAAACTTTCCAGGTTCTTTTTATTCCAAATTATCCTTGCTTCGACTATAGCTTCGGCACAAAAATCGGCTATTTATACTTACGAATTAAAGGATTTTGACAAAGCACTGGCTTTATATAATGACAAGCAATATGCTTCGGCCCAATTGATTTTTGAAAAAGTAAAATATAATGCGACCAACGAAGAAGTTCAGTCTGATTGTGCGTACTATATTGCTAATTGTGCAATAAGAACCAATAAAGCAAATGCGGATGCTTTGGTAGAGCAATTTGTGAATGATTATCCAACGAGCACCAAACAAAATCAGGCTTACATTGAGGCGGCTCAGTATTTTTTCGAACAGGGAAATTATCCAAAAGCATTGCAATGGTTTGATAAAGTAGACGAAAGTTACATGAGTAAAACAGAATCGGATAAGTTTAACTTCATGAAAGGCTACAGCTATTTTAATGCTAAAAAGAAAAAAGAAGCCACCAATTATTTCAACAAAGTTGTCAATTCTAAAGAATACGGTTCTCAAGCCAAATATTACTTAGGTTTTATGGCATATGAGGGTGACGATTACAAAGAGGCGACCAAATATTTTGATGAGGTTTCTGGCGAAGAAAAATATAAAGAAAAACTGTCGTACTATCAGGCCGATATGAATTTCAAATTAGGGAATTTCCAAAAAGCGATTGATTTAGGATTGGTAGCCATGAACAAATCGAACGATATTGAAAAATCGGAGCTGAATAAAATTATTGGAGAAAGTTATTTTAACCTAAAACAATATGGCAAAGCAATTCCGTATTTAGAGCAGTATGCCGGTAAAAAAGGAAAGTGGAATAATACCGATTTCTATCAGTTAGGCTATGCATATTATGAACAGAAAGAGTATGAAAAAGCAATTTCTCAGTTTAATAAAATTATCGAAGGAAAAGATTTTGTGGCTCAGAATGCCTACTATCATTTAGGTTTAAGTTATTTAAATACAGGTAAAAAGCAGGAAGCTTTGAACGCTTTCAAGAATGCTTCTGAAATGGATTTCAATGCTCAGATTCAGGAAGATGCAGCTCTAAATTATGCTAAATTGAGTTACGATATCGGAAATGCCTATCAGGCCGTTCCGGGTATTTTGTTAGATTTCCTTAAAAAATATCCAAACAATTCAAGCCGTGCAGAAGTAGAAAAACTGCTGGTTGATTCTTATATTTCTTCTAAAAACTACAAAGAAGCATTGGTTTTATTAGAGAAAAATAGAACCTCTGAAAACAAAGCAGCATACCAAAAAGTGCTTTTTTATCGCGGTTTGGAATTATACAACGAATCGAATTATCAAGAAGCTGGTAAAATGTTCAAAAATGCTATCAGCGAACAAAAAACGCCTGAGTTTACTGCTCGTGCGACTTTCTGGAAAGCAGAAACAGAATATCTGAATGATGATATGCAAAATGCTTTGCTCACTTACAAGCAATTTGCCGGAATGGCCGCAGCAAAATCTACAGACGAGTATAAAAACATCAATTACAATATTGGCTACACGTATTTTAAATTGAAAGAATACGATCAGGCAGCAAACTCTTTTCAAGCTCAGATTGATAATTCGCCTTCAGACAAAAGCCGTTTAAACGATTCTTATCTGCGTTTGGGAGACTGCCGTTTTGTGACTTCAAAATACAGCGCGGCAAACGAGGCATACGCAAAAGCAATTGCTGCAAAAGGTGTAGATGCCGATTATGCGCAATTTCAAAAAGCGCTTTCTTATGGATTTATGTCAAATAATGCGAAGAAAGTTGATGAGTTGAATAATTTTCTTCAGATGTACAAAAAATCATCTTATAGAGATGATGCGTTATTCGAATTAGGAAATACTTACGTTGCGGAGAAGAAAAACGATCAGGCTTTAAAGGCTTATGATCAGTTGATTTCTGAATTTCAAAACGGATCTTTTACTTCAAAAGCCATCTTAAAACAAGGTCTGATTTATTATAATTCTGATCGTGACGAACAGGCTTTGACAAAATTCAAGAAAGTAGCTGCTGAATTTCCAAAAACTCCAGAAGCCCTAGAAGCAGTTGCAACAGCAAGATTGATTTATGTAGATTCTGGAAAAGTAGACGAATATGCGACTTGGGTACGTACGCTTGATTTTGTGGCTGTTACAGATGCAGAATTGGACAATGATACGTACGATGCGGCTTTCAAGCAATACAGTCAAAACAATTCAAAACAAGCTATTACAGGATTTTCGGGTTATATCGCAAAATTCCCGAACGGAATGCACGCGCTAGAAGCAAATTTCTATTTGGCGCAACTTACTTATGCAGAAGGTTCTGAAACAAAATCGATTGCTAATTATCAGTTTGTGATCGATCAGCCAAGAAATGAATTTACCGAACAGGCTTTAAACAGATTGGCTCAGATTCATTTGAAAGCAAAAGATTGTGATAAAGCAATTATGGTTTTAAAACGTTTAGAAAGCGAAGCAGATTATCCGCAGAACAAAACTTTCGCGCAAGCAAACCTAATGAAATGTTATTATGACAAAAAAGATTATGACAATTCGGTTACTGCGGCTGAAAAAGTTTTAGAAAACCCAAAATCTGATGCAGGAGTAAAAGCCGATGCGCAGATTATTGTAGCCAGAGCCGCGATTCAAACAGGAAATGAAGATAAAGCAAAAGCAGCTTACGCTAAATTACTTTCGACTTCAAAAGGAGAATTAGCTGCAGAAGCTTTATATTATGATGCATATTTTAAAACAAAAGAAGGAAAATTTGAAGCGTCAAACACTGCTGTGCAGAAATTGGCAAAAAGCTATTCTGCCTATAAATATTATGGAGCAAAAGGTTTGGTTCTGATGGCGAAAAACTTCTACGGATTAAAAGACAGCTATCAGGCAACTTATATTTTGGATAACGTAATCAACAATTTTACAGATTATCCAGATGTTGTAGAAGAGGCGAAAAAAGAATTGACGGCTATAAAAGCAGAAGAGTCAAAAACGAATTCGTCGATTAATAGATAAGAATGTTGTAGAAGAAAGAAGCAAGAAGGAAGATTTTGTAAAAGTCTTTCTTCTTGCCTCTTTAAATATAAAAGAAAGAAATGAGTTTACCTTTTTACATAGTTGATGTTTTTGCTGATAAAAAATACGCTGGAAATCAGTTGGCGGTTTTTTTGAATGCGGAAAATTTAAGTTCGAAAGAAATGCAGCAGATGGCACGCGAAATTAATTTTGCGGAAAGCACATTTGTGACGAAAATAGACAAAGAAAATAACAAAGCAGAGATAAGAATTTTTACTCCTGCTCACGAAATGCAGTTTGCGGGTCATCCGATCATTGGAACTTCTTGGGTTCTGATGAATAAGATTTTTGAGAATTCGCCTAATGAAATAAAACTAGAAGTTCCAATTGGACCAATTTCAATTAATAAAACAGAAGATTTGATTTGGCTAAAAGCAGCGCAACCGAAGTTTTGGGATACTTTTTCTAAAATAGATTTTACATTTTTCAGCAACCTGCAGGTAAGCGATTTCGAAAATCAGTTTCCAATTCAAGAAGTGACAACAGGAAGCGCTTTTGTGATGGTTGGATTAAGCAGTAAAAGAGCTTTGGAAAATTTGGTTTTAGATAAAGATAAAACAGATGAATGGATGAAACAGCACTGTAAAACAGATCATAGAGCTTTATATTTTTATTATTTAGAAGGAGAAAAATTATTTAGCAGAATGTTGTGCATTGAGCATAATCAATTGGTTGAAGATGCTGCTACGGGAAGTGCCAGCACCTGTTTGCAGGCTTTTCTTTTAAAATACCATAAACCTGAATTTGAATTGATAAATTATCAGGGAGATTACATTGGCCGTCCATCTGAAATCTATTTTAATGGAAAACTAAGCGATGATCAGTTTGATATTAGAATAGGAGGAAAAGCTCAATTTATTGCTAAAGGCGAATGGGAAGCTTAGAAATTAGATAATTAAGATAATTAGAAAATTAGATAATGTAAAGAGTGAAATGTCAAATGTGAAAGGTGAAATGTGAAAATAGCATATTTTACATTTCATGAACAACATTTCACAAAATAAAAGAAATATGAAATTAAATTGCCAGTATAAAATTATCGTTTTGCTAGTGTTATTTGTAGGCCAGTTTTCGATTGCCCAGAAGAAAAATGAGAGTATCGGAACTGAGACAGTAAACGTGGTAAAACCGTATTCGCCGACTATTTCAGATGCTTTTAAAGTAAAAGAAACGCCTTCGCTTGACGATAGCGGGAATCAGCCGAAAGAAGTGATTAAATACAGTATTTTGTCTGTTCCTGTGGCATCTACTTTTACGCCTTCAAAAGGAAAAGCAGAGGGAGTTGAGAAAGCTAAAAAAGAAAGATTATTTAATAATTATGCTACTTTAGGACTTGGAAATTACAGTACTTTGAATGGAGAATTGTTTGTAAACCAAGATTTAGGAAACAATGATTATGTGGCAGGAATGTTTCGCCATCATTCTTCTCAAGGCGGTATAAAAGATGTCGAATTGAATGATGAGTTTTATGATACGTCAATTAATGTAGGTTACGGCCAAAATAACAGAGATGTGACTTGGGGTGTCGATTTAGGGTATCAAAATCAGATTTACAATTGGTACGGACTTCCGTCAGATTTTGGTTCAACCATTCCAGACCAGCGTTATGATTTGGTAAACAGCATCAATCCAGATCATTCTTATAATACCATTTGGGTTGGGGGAAATGCTGAATTTACAGAAAGTATTTTTAGTAAACTTTCGGCAAAATTTACGCATTTTTCAGACAGCTATTCTTCCTCAGAAAATAGGTTTTTTGTCAAGCCAACTTTTACTGTTGATGTAATGGATCAGGCAATTAAAACAAATGTAATCGTGGATCATGTAAGCGGTTCTTTCAAAAATAATTATTTTCAAGACAATACAGAAGCTTTAAAATATAGTTTTACAAATGTTGGAATTGAACCAAGTTTTGTAATCAATGAAAATGAGTGGACTTTGGAATTGGGAGCGGGAATTTATTACAGTGCAGATTCTGAAAACAGCGGAAATAAATTCTATTTCTATCCAAAAGTAAATGCTTCTTACCGATTGGTTGGCGATTTAATGATTTTTTATACTGGTGTAAATGGAGCTTTAAACCAAAATTCATATGCAGATTTTGTCACAGATAATCCGTTTGTGTCTCCAACCCTAAATATGCGTCCGTCAAGCACGCAATATAATGTGTTTGCAGGTTTGAAAGGAAAATTGGCTAGCAATGTAAATTATAACTTGACAGCTTCTTATTTAAATGAAAAAGATAAAGCATTGTTTAAGGCAAATGATTATACAGAAGTAATTACAAATGAAGATTATGCTTTCGGAAACTCATTTGGGGTAGTGTATGAAGACATTAGAACTTTCCGTTTTTATGGAGAATTAAAAGCTGATTTTTCTCAAAATGTAACTTTTGGAATCAACGGAACCTTTAATAGCTACAATACTGATAACGCAGTTGAAGCATGGAATTTACCATCAATGAAATTAAGTTCGACTTTAGACGTTAATATTACAAAGCAGTGGTATGCTGGACTGAATGTATTTTATGTTGGAGAAAGAAAAGATATGCAGACAAATACTTCTTTAGGAATAGATGCTGCTCCAATTACTTTAAAAAGTTATTTTGATGCCAATGCGCACGTTGGTTATAAATTCAGCGAGCGTTTGACGTTTTTCTTAAAACTAAATAATATTGGAAATCAAGCTTATGAAAAATGGCTGAATTATCCAGTGCAAGGATTCCAAGTTTTAGGAGGTGCAAATTATAAGTTCGATTTTTAGGCGTATTGCCATAAAGATACCAAGGCACTAAAACATTTAAAATGAATGTGCCTTTTTTTTTTCAGCCATGAGCTCATGAATTTTTTGGAGTAGATTCGTGAATTCGTGGCTGTTTTTTTTAATTTTATAAAATGGAAATTACATTACGTCAAGAAAATAAAAATGATTTTCAAAGTGTTTTTCAATTGATAGAAAAAGCTTTTGAAAAGGAAGAATACAGCGATCATAAAGAGCAGTTTTTAGTAGAAAGACTTAGAAAATCAGATGCTTTTATTCCTGAGCTATCTATCGTTGCAGAACTTGACGGTAAAATTGTCGGTTATATTTTGTTTACCAAACTGAAAATAAAAAACGATTTAAATTCATTTGAATCTCTGGCACTCGCCCCAGTTTCGGTTTTGCCAGAATTTCAAGGAAAGGGAATTGGCTCAAAATTAATTTTGCATGGACATGAAATTGCAAAGGATTTAGGTTATAAATCGGTAATTTTACTAGGACATCAGGATTATTATCCAAGGTTTGGATATGAACTTTGTGAAAAATACAATATCAAAATGCCGTTTGATGTTCCAGCTGAAAATTGTATGGTTATTGCATTAACCGAAGATGGTTTAAAGAATGTAAATGGAGAAGTAGTTTATCCAAGTGTTTTTTTTGAATAAAAATTTAGACAAAGAAAAAAACCTTTGCACCTTTGTTCCTTAGAACCTCAGTACCTTTAAAAAAAAATGACTTTCAAAGAAAAAATATATTCCCACTACACTCAAATGGTTCAGGATCGAATTGATGTTTTTAGAGACATGATTTCTGGTCTAACCGAAGATTCAAAAAACGATGCCAAAGGCTCGGCAGGCGATAAACACGAAACAGCTCTGTCGATGATGCATATCGAGCAGGAAAAATTGACTAATAAATTAAAGGAAGCGCTAGAGCAAAAAGCAATTTTAGATAAAATAGATCCGCTTAAGACAACAGAAAATATTGTTTTAGGAAGCTTGGTAAAAGCAAACGGAATTTATTTGTACGTGAGTGTAGCTCTTCCGAAAA
This genomic interval carries:
- a CDS encoding glycosyltransferase; the protein is MQNLPLVTVICLCYNHEKFVVEALNSVLNQNYQNIELIIADDCSNDNSKKVITDWLQNHPTVQFISGKINLGNTKTFNKALQLSKGEYIIDLAADDVLLKDCIEKQVNAFLNSDKKNLAVVYGNAELISEKNNHIRYYYEVDTEKKAVKKPASGDIYLAMLNQSSMICSVSSMMKREVLEQLNGYDENLAYEDLDFWIRASRDYSFEFIDSILVQKREVENSLGNQFYKKFNSRTRKINHSSYLVIKKAIALNKTKEENKALMKRLHFEMGKAYRTLDIWLFIKYIPLELKLRF
- a CDS encoding glycosyltransferase family 2 protein; translation: MKNEANSFFKETDIEILISTMNRDSLEFLIPMFPYSHFSDFSILIVNQTQSERILTSAYSNVRVVNSFEKGLSKSRNLALENALGKILVIADDDVVYQNGFLTKIIGAYNKFPEAAAIHFSAVNLNGDLIKKYPSDTKADLSIFDILNTSSIEVTLNKEVIVASQIQFDQNFGLGAVFEMGEEAIFLSDLKAKQKQLVFEPQIIVKHESQTSSVRKNEEEKYYIQGALFTRMFKKKYVFWLYLKLFFDLKQKKIKLENIRTVLKSAKSGHNKFEQIQNGNT
- a CDS encoding sugar 3,4-ketoisomerase — its product is MEIHNNGIQIIPIPKIEERRGNLSVIENDTIPFAIKRVYYLYDVPAGSERGGHAHKDLQQFLVALSGSFDVVLNDGKEETIITLNKPYEGLLIKSGIWRELQNFSSGSICLVVASEVYIEEDYIRDFDEFMKYTNGR
- a CDS encoding glycosyltransferase family 2 protein; the protein is MVFFSVVIPLFNKANHIENTIKSILNQTFTDYEIIVINDGSTDNGEALTRGFNDGRIQIYSQNNLGVSTARNLGIEKSKGKLIAFMDADDFWFPNHLQELANLYYDFPDCGIYCSRYKIRISKNHFQTTLFNGIEQSFRGIAADYFFSNRPFRITWTSSLAIPKQILEKIGGFTPEVTNGQDLELWTKIGIKYPVALTNKTTAIYNNNIPNSLAKNHLNSMQLMDFEQFRLSEKDNPSLKSFLDLYRLEYGLHYCIFGNKEKANFYLKDVDQKNSSLAVRLLLKMPAVFLRFFLRLKNALKRIGFDFSIYH
- a CDS encoding glycosyltransferase family 2 protein, translated to MLSILIPVYNYDVFKLVSELKHQADNLGITYEIIVQDDASVSFSSENNQINSLANCFFSINKENLGRGRNINSLCSKSKYDYVLIMEADALPQNKSYLKNYIDLLSKKPEVIFGGVKYPDSIPPNEKILRWKYGRNREIKTLYQRLQNKYDFVLTWNLLLKKDILLQFPFPEFIHEYGYEDLVFIKKLQLNSVSITHIENALIHYNDEENLDFIKKAEKAVKNLHDLISSEKIDSKDVKLSKIYAFLKNLRLTGVLKSIYKRSKKRILNNLTSRKPNLYLLDFYKLGYYCDLKQ
- a CDS encoding cell division ATP-binding protein FtsE, whose translation is MSQTVLSLKEVTIYQEGRKIISHINLDVKHGEFIYIIGKTGSGKSSFLKTLYADLPLIEGEGHIVEFDLAALKEKDIPFLRRKIGIVFQDFKLLPDRSIKDNMLFVLKATGWHEKDAMYHKIDEVLDKVGMKDFVNKMPHQLSGGEQQRVAIARALLNDPEFILADEPTGNLDPQTSSEVLEVLKAINAAGKTVIMATHDYALLMKFPSKTLKCEDERIFEVVQRSV
- a CDS encoding tetratricopeptide repeat protein, which translates into the protein MRKLSRFFLFQIILASTIASAQKSAIYTYELKDFDKALALYNDKQYASAQLIFEKVKYNATNEEVQSDCAYYIANCAIRTNKANADALVEQFVNDYPTSTKQNQAYIEAAQYFFEQGNYPKALQWFDKVDESYMSKTESDKFNFMKGYSYFNAKKKKEATNYFNKVVNSKEYGSQAKYYLGFMAYEGDDYKEATKYFDEVSGEEKYKEKLSYYQADMNFKLGNFQKAIDLGLVAMNKSNDIEKSELNKIIGESYFNLKQYGKAIPYLEQYAGKKGKWNNTDFYQLGYAYYEQKEYEKAISQFNKIIEGKDFVAQNAYYHLGLSYLNTGKKQEALNAFKNASEMDFNAQIQEDAALNYAKLSYDIGNAYQAVPGILLDFLKKYPNNSSRAEVEKLLVDSYISSKNYKEALVLLEKNRTSENKAAYQKVLFYRGLELYNESNYQEAGKMFKNAISEQKTPEFTARATFWKAETEYLNDDMQNALLTYKQFAGMAAAKSTDEYKNINYNIGYTYFKLKEYDQAANSFQAQIDNSPSDKSRLNDSYLRLGDCRFVTSKYSAANEAYAKAIAAKGVDADYAQFQKALSYGFMSNNAKKVDELNNFLQMYKKSSYRDDALFELGNTYVAEKKNDQALKAYDQLISEFQNGSFTSKAILKQGLIYYNSDRDEQALTKFKKVAAEFPKTPEALEAVATARLIYVDSGKVDEYATWVRTLDFVAVTDAELDNDTYDAAFKQYSQNNSKQAITGFSGYIAKFPNGMHALEANFYLAQLTYAEGSETKSIANYQFVIDQPRNEFTEQALNRLAQIHLKAKDCDKAIMVLKRLESEADYPQNKTFAQANLMKCYYDKKDYDNSVTAAEKVLENPKSDAGVKADAQIIVARAAIQTGNEDKAKAAYAKLLSTSKGELAAEALYYDAYFKTKEGKFEASNTAVQKLAKSYSAYKYYGAKGLVLMAKNFYGLKDSYQATYILDNVINNFTDYPDVVEEAKKELTAIKAEESKTNSSINR
- a CDS encoding PhzF family phenazine biosynthesis protein; this encodes MSLPFYIVDVFADKKYAGNQLAVFLNAENLSSKEMQQMAREINFAESTFVTKIDKENNKAEIRIFTPAHEMQFAGHPIIGTSWVLMNKIFENSPNEIKLEVPIGPISINKTEDLIWLKAAQPKFWDTFSKIDFTFFSNLQVSDFENQFPIQEVTTGSAFVMVGLSSKRALENLVLDKDKTDEWMKQHCKTDHRALYFYYLEGEKLFSRMLCIEHNQLVEDAATGSASTCLQAFLLKYHKPEFELINYQGDYIGRPSEIYFNGKLSDDQFDIRIGGKAQFIAKGEWEA
- a CDS encoding TonB-dependent receptor, with translation MKLNCQYKIIVLLVLFVGQFSIAQKKNESIGTETVNVVKPYSPTISDAFKVKETPSLDDSGNQPKEVIKYSILSVPVASTFTPSKGKAEGVEKAKKERLFNNYATLGLGNYSTLNGELFVNQDLGNNDYVAGMFRHHSSQGGIKDVELNDEFYDTSINVGYGQNNRDVTWGVDLGYQNQIYNWYGLPSDFGSTIPDQRYDLVNSINPDHSYNTIWVGGNAEFTESIFSKLSAKFTHFSDSYSSSENRFFVKPTFTVDVMDQAIKTNVIVDHVSGSFKNNYFQDNTEALKYSFTNVGIEPSFVINENEWTLELGAGIYYSADSENSGNKFYFYPKVNASYRLVGDLMIFYTGVNGALNQNSYADFVTDNPFVSPTLNMRPSSTQYNVFAGLKGKLASNVNYNLTASYLNEKDKALFKANDYTEVITNEDYAFGNSFGVVYEDIRTFRFYGELKADFSQNVTFGINGTFNSYNTDNAVEAWNLPSMKLSSTLDVNITKQWYAGLNVFYVGERKDMQTNTSLGIDAAPITLKSYFDANAHVGYKFSERLTFFLKLNNIGNQAYEKWLNYPVQGFQVLGGANYKFDF